DNA from Tsuneonella dongtanensis:
CCACTCCGGCACAGATCGCAGCGTTCGCTGCCGCAGGTCCGGTGCAGGCCGCGACGCTCGCTGCGATCCAGGCTGCGGCAACGACCGGAACGGCATCAATCCTCGCGCTCACGCCGTTCCAGTTCCTGCCACCCTTCCAGAACTGCCCCAACGCGGTCGAGGCATGCCGTACCCGCGACGGCGACTGGAGCTGGACTGCGCGCCTTGCGTATGAATTCAGCCCGACGCTGAACGCCTACGCCAGCTGGTCGACGGGCTACAAGGCACCGTCCTTCAACCTCTCGCGCGACAGCCGGCCCGCAACATTTATCAATGGTGTGCCGGCCGGTGATTGCGCTGCGTTGATATCTGGCGGCCTTGCGGTCACCAATCTGACATGCGGCCTGCGCTTCGCAGCTGCGGAGAATTCGGAGGTCTACGAGGTCGGCATCAAGGGCAACTGGGGCATCGCCGCCGCCAATCTCACCCTGTTCCAGCAGTCGATCAAGAATTTCCAGACCAACGTGTTTACCGGACTTGGTTTCGCGATCGGCAACGCCGAGAAGCAGGAAACGAGGGGTGTCGAATTCGACGGGTACGTCCGTCCGACCGACCAGCTCACGTTCAATCTCGCGATGACCTACCTCGATCCGAAGTACGCGCGTTACACGGCATCGCCGTACGGCGACATCTCGGGCACGTCGATCGTCAACATCCCCAAGCTGTCGGCGGTGTTCGGCGCGCAGTGGGACCAGGAGCTGGCCAGTGGCGACCGCCTCATTGCGCGGACGGACTTCAGCTATCAGTCGCCGATCCAGGTTGCCGAGGGCCTCGTCCGCTTCGGTAGCGTCGCTGCCAACCTCGCTGCGGCGCGTCCGTTCCGGGCCGAGGTCAACGACCTCAACGCGTCGCTCACCTATGCGATGGAGATGGGTCTCGAACTGACCGTCTGGGGGCGCAACCTGCTCGACGACCGCAACATCACCGGTATCTTCGATTCGACAGCGCAGAACGGCTCGGTTTCGGGTTACACCAACCAGCCGCGCACCTACGGCGTAGCGGCGCGCTTCAAGTTCTGATCGCCTGATCCGACGAAAAGAAGAAGGGCCCCGTTCGCGGGGCCCTTTTTTGTTGCGCGGTCGGGGCGGGTATGATTCCTGCTGCCTGTCGACAATCAAAGGGGGAGTTTCGGCATGAATTGGATGATCCTGCCGTTCAAGCGCTACGCGGAATTCACCGGCCGTTCGCGCCGCATGGAATATTGGATGTTCACGCTCTTCAACCTGATCGTCATGATGGTCCTCGTGTTCGTGGCGTTCGGTGCGGGCGGAGCGGCCGGCCTGCTCGACGCGAGTGCCGACCCGGGCGAAGGGGCTGCGGCCCTTTTCGGCGGCCTCGGGCTGCTCGTGTTGCTATATGTCCTGGCGATCTTCATTCCCAGCATCGCGGTAACGATCCGTCGCCTGCACGACCGCGATCTCAGCGGCTGGTGGTATCTCGGGGCGATTGTCGCGGGATTGGTGCCCTATGTCGGGTTCATCGCCTCGATCGCATTCCTGGTGGTGCTGGCATTGCCCGGCACACCCGGCTCCAACCGGTTCGGCCCCGATCCCAAGGGCGCTGGCGAAGCCGAAACCTTCGCCTGAACACCGTCAGCAAGCACGCGCCCGCCTCCTGAGCGGAGGCGGGCCGTGTATTTGGGAAAGTGGAATGACGGAGAACCCGACCTGGCGCGGCTGGATGCTGAGGCCTCTGCGGCATTACGCCGACTTTCGTGGCCGTTCCGGTCGGCGCGAGTTCTGGTGGTACTGCCTGTTCCTTGTCCTTGGCTATTTCGCCATTTTCGCAGTGGGCGTCATAGCCGCTGGATCGGGTGCCGGAGAGTCCTCCATAGGACTGGTGCTCATGGGCGGTTGGGGCCTTTTCTTCCTCGCCAACTTCGTGCCGGGCCTGGCGCTCACGACCCGGCGCCTGCACGACATCGGTCTGAGTGGAGTCTTGCTTCTTGCGGTGTTCGCGGCGCTGATCTTCCTCAACATCCTTGGCTGGCTTGGCTACTTCGTGGCCATGGGCCTGCCGGGGCAGCGGACCGAGAATCGCTGGGGCCCGCCGCTGGGCGCCCGCGAAGTCGCCGACGTCTTCGCCTAAAGAGCCCGCAGGGCCTGCGCCGGCTTCGCGCGCAGGAGCGGCAGCGCACCGACCATCGCGAAGGCGACCACCAGCGCAAGGCCTGCGCCGAGCACGCCGAACACGGCCGGCCAGGCGGGCAGCCACTCGAACTCGAACATCTGCGTGACCACGAACCACGCCGCGCCGAGCCCGATGGCGAGGGCCACGCCCGCAAGCACCGCGGCGAGCGCGCCGTATTCGGCCAGCGCAAGGACCAGCACCTGCCTGCGGCTCGCGCCGAGCACGCGCAGGACCACGGTATCGTACATCCGCTGCGCCCGCGCCGCGGCGATCGCGCCGAGCAGCACCGCAAGCCCTGCGAGCACCGCGACCGATGCCGCGGCGAGCGTGGCGAGGCCCACTTGCGCCAGCAGGTCGCGCGCTTGGCGCAGGACCGGCCCGGTCTCGATCACGCTCGACGAGGGAAAGGCGCGCACCAGCGACTGGAGCAGCGCGCTCTTGCCCGCCTCATCCTTGAGTTCGACCGTGGCGGCGAGGTTGTGCGGGGCG
Protein-coding regions in this window:
- a CDS encoding DUF805 domain-containing protein yields the protein MNWMILPFKRYAEFTGRSRRMEYWMFTLFNLIVMMVLVFVAFGAGGAAGLLDASADPGEGAAALFGGLGLLVLLYVLAIFIPSIAVTIRRLHDRDLSGWWYLGAIVAGLVPYVGFIASIAFLVVLALPGTPGSNRFGPDPKGAGEAETFA
- a CDS encoding DUF805 domain-containing protein, with protein sequence MTENPTWRGWMLRPLRHYADFRGRSGRREFWWYCLFLVLGYFAIFAVGVIAAGSGAGESSIGLVLMGGWGLFFLANFVPGLALTTRRLHDIGLSGVLLLAVFAALIFLNILGWLGYFVAMGLPGQRTENRWGPPLGAREVADVFA